The Salvelinus fontinalis isolate EN_2023a chromosome 39, ASM2944872v1, whole genome shotgun sequence genome has a window encoding:
- the LOC129838225 gene encoding bromodomain-containing protein 1-like isoform X1 produces the protein MRKKARHHRVPEPQRPPSPIQPSPNKQTLTYAQAQRMVDMEIDGRMHRISIYDKLDVISDDDPTAQEIMECTSNKENMEKPQQTLMRSVRLKNNQEKRSAAAVAQNHTTHGATAAPVQTLPEAKIRTVEYNLPAVPRRPPVYYKYVEKTSEELDEEVEYDMDEEDYAWLEVVNDTRRSEGVSQVSHNVFEFLVDRFEKETQMEKVSQGQDKLTIDEDAVCCICMDGDGQDSNVILFCDMCNLAVHQECYGVPYIPEGQWLCRHCLQSPTQPAGCILCPNKGGAVKKTDDDRWGHVVCALWVPEVGFSNTVFIEPIDGVSNIPSARWKLTCYLCKEKGVGACIQCHKANCYTAFHVSCAQKAGLFMKMEPIKEFTETGEPTFSVKKTAYCGAHTPNSSVKRPLTIYEDAKPKNGLCSPLKGEKTRGANALTKGRKRKSKKVAPEEEVPPLAVPSFPPQRLNTILNRVSMQKKKVFVELALNYWTLKRQARNGVPLIRRLQSSQQSHQKTHAAQPKESEEETRALKEQLKEWHRLRHDLERARLLLELIRKREKLKREEMKLQQSLLEVQLTPFSILLRSVLEQLQERDQSLIFAHPVDIKEVPDYLDHIKNPMDFSTMRKRIDDQVYSNLDDFESDFNLIIFNCMKYNCKDTFFHRAAARLRDQGGALIRKTRRDVERIGFEKDSGMHLPEPPKIEAPPLFSWEDVDQLLVPANRQHMPLEEQLRELLEKLDLTFSMKSSPSRSKRLKLLKKTINDVRSEMSFGLRRASHHSHLHSSSSHPERSEAGEAEGVKTNGQSPDNEGDKSLPPKLEPPDSLAPLLHFESNSEPPTLKPIHPNHTPDSKTHEQVKFDREKPNNASSTTTKTLLNGYSDSQNPLLLSKGDVSVVATSTLAQPSEATVNRRTAVLFKKSKTSNPGKNQGGRGGGEAQTGCPQLGTKTFLSVMIPRLETLLHPRTRKRSHSLRGGYSEGGGDREDESPVKHINTGLSNGFAMEEVIDEEKELSASRPLETRRRCASESSISSSGSLLGSTSSTLSLPTCGKGKPALVRRNTVDDKNDLIACIETGNFARAARIAAEVGNSNIWMPASAATVVLEPLKLVWAKCSGYPSYPALIVDPHMPRVGCQHNGVSIPMPPLDVLRVGERMQYKNEEKLFLVLFFDNKRSWQWLPKSKMVPLGIDKTIDKIKMMEGRTSSIRKAVQTAFKRAMNHLSIVQDEPVSDMSDVD, from the exons ATGAGGAAGAAGGCTCGGCACCACAGGGTCCCCGAGCCCCAGAGGCCGCCCTCCCCCATCCAGCCATCCCCCAACAAACAGACTCTGACCTATGCCCAGGCCCAGCGCATGGTGGACATGGAGATTGATGGCCGGATGCACCGGATCAGCATCTACGACAAGCTGGACGTGATCTCGGATGATGACCCTACGGCTCAGGAGATTATGGAGTGCACCAGCAACAAGGAGAACATGGAGAAGCCTCAGCAGACGTTAATGCGCTCCGTCCGGTTAAAAAACAACCAGGAGAAGAGAAGTGCAGCTGCTGTCGCACAGAACCACACAACACATGGAGCTACAGCAGCACCAGTACAGACACTTCCAGAGGCCAAGATCCGGACTGTGGAGTATAACCTACCAGCGGTCCCCAGGAGGCCCCCAGTGTACTATAAGTATGTGGAGAAGACGTCAGAGGAGTTAGATGAGGAGGTGGAGTATGATATGGATGAGGAGGACTACGCCTGGCTGGAAGTAGTTAACGATACGAGGAGGAGTGAGGGTGTCAGTCAG GTGTCCCACAACGTGTTTGAGTTCCTGGTGGACCGCTTTGAGAAGGAGACACAGATGGAGAAGGTGAGCCAGGGCCAGGACAAGCTGACCATAGACGAGGACGCTGTCTGCTGCATCTGCATGGACGGAGATGGCCAGGACAGCAACGTCATCCTCTTCTGTGACATGTGCAACTTGGCCGTGCACCAAGAGTGTTACGGTGTCCCTTACATCCCAGAGGGACAGTGGCTATGCCGGCACTGCCTCCAGTCGCCCACCCAGCCTGCAGGCTGCATACTGTGTCCTAACAAAGGTGGAGCAGTGAAAAAGACTGACGATGACCGCTGGGGTCATGTGGTGTGCGCCCTGTGGGTGCCGGAGGTAGGGTTTTCCAACACAGTCTTCATCGAGCCCATCGACGGAGTCAGCAACATACCGTCCGCCCGCTGGAAGCTCACCTGCTACCTCTGTAAGGAGAAGGGGGTGGGGGCCTGTATCCAGTGTCACAAGGCTAACTGCTACACCGCCTTCCACGTTAGCTGTGCTCAGAAAGCAGGACTCTTTATGAAGATGGAACCAATCAAGGAGTTTACAGAGACCGGCGAACCAACGTTTTCGGTGAAGAAGACTGCTTACTGTGGGGCTCACACCCCCAACAGTTCGGTCAAAAGACCCCTCACCATCTACGAGGACGCCAAACCCAAAAATGGATTGTGTTCCCCTCTGAAAGGGGAGAAGACGAGGGGCGCCAATGCACTGACGAAAGGCAGGAAAAGGAAGAGCAAGAAGGTGGCGCCAGAGGAAGAGGTCCCACCCTTGGCCGTGCCTAGCTTTCCTCCCCAAAG GTTAAACACCATCCTCAACCGGGTGTCTATGCAGAAAAAGAAGGTGTTTGTGGAGCTGGCTCTAAACTACTGGACTCTAAAGAGACAGGCGAGGAACGGAGTACCCCTCATCAGACGACTACAGTCCAGCCAACAGTCCCACCAGAAGACCCATGCTGCACAGCCG aaggagagtgaggaggagacCCGGGCTCTGAAGGAGCAGCTCAAGGAGTGGCATCGTCTAAGACATGACCTGGAGAGAGCCAGGCTATTGCTGGAGCTCATACGCAAGAGGGAGAAACTCAAGAGAGAAGAG ATGAAGCTGCAGCAGAGCCTGTTAGAGGTCCAGCTGACTCCCTTCAGTATCCTGCTCAGGTCTGTGCTGGAACAGctacaggagagagaccagtccTTGATCTTTGCCCATCCTGTCGACATCAAAGAG GTGCCTGACTACCTTGACCACATCAAGAACCCCATGGATTTCTCCACTATGAGGAAACGCATTGACGACCAGGTCTACAGCAACCTGGATGACTTTGAGTCTGACTTCAATCTCATCATCTTCAACTGCATGAAGTACAACTGTAAGGATACCTTCTTCCACCGGGCGGCCGCCCGTCTCCGAGACCAGGGTGGGGCTTTGATCAGGAAGACGCGGAGGGATGTGGAACGAATCGGCTTCGAGAAGGACAGCGGGATGCACCTGCCCGAACCGCCCAAGATCGAAGCGCCTCCACTGTTTTCCTGGGAGGACG TGGACCAGTTATTGGTCCCAGCCAACCGGCAGCACATGCCTCTGGAGGAGCAGCTGAGAGAGCTGCTGGAGAAACTGGACCTGACGTTCTCCATGAAGTCCAGCCCGTCACGCTCCAAACGCCTCAAGCTGCTCAAGAAGACCATCAACGACGTGCGCAGCGAGATGAGCTTCGGCCTGAGGAGGGCGTCCCACCACTCCCATTTGCACTCTTCTTCCTCCCATCCAGAAAGGAGTGAAGCTGGGGAGGCAGAGGGCGTGAAGACCAATGGACAGAGTCCTGATAATGAGG GGGACAAATCATTACCTCCCAAATTGGAACCCCCTGACTCCCTAGCTCCTCTCCTGCACTTCGAGAGTAACTCAGAACCCCCTACCCTCAAACCCATCCACCCCAACCACACCCCAGACAGCAAGACCCACGAACAGGTCAAATTTGACCGGGAGAAACCCAACAACGCTTCCTCCACCACTACCAAGACCCTTCTCAATGGCTACTCCGACTCCCAGAACCCCCTGCTTCTTTCAAAGGGGGACGTGAGTGTGGTGGCCACCTCCACCCTGGCCCAACCCTCGGAAGCGACTGTCAACCGCCGCACTGCCGTGCTCTTCAAGAAGTCAAAGACCTCTAACCCCGGGAAGAAccagggggggagaggaggcggCGAGGCCCAGACAGGGTGCCCTCAGCTGGGCACCAAGACCTTCCTGTCGGTGATGATCCCCAGGCTGGAGACCCTCCTCCACCCAAGGACTAGGAAGAGGAGCCACAGTCTCCGTGGGGGGTACAgcgaggggggtggagacagggaggACGAGTCCCCTGTCAAACACATTAACACAG GCCTGTCTAATGGTTTTGCGATGGAGGAGGTCATTGATGAAGAGAAGGAGCTAAGTGCCAGCAGGCCTCTAGAAACCAGGAGACGGTGTGCCTCTGAGTCCAGCATCTCATCTAGTGGTAGTCTGCTGGGCAGCACCAG CAGCACCCTCAGTCTTCCAACATGTGGTAAAGGCAAACCGGCCTTGGTCCGAAGAAACACTGTGGATGATAAGAACGACCTCATTGCCTGCATAGAAACCGGGAACTTTGCCAGAGCTGCTAGGATTGCCGCCG AAGTTGGCAACAGCAATATTTGGATGCCTGCTAGTGCTGCAACAGTTGTTCTGGAACCTTTAAAGCTAGTTTGGGCAAAATGTAGCGGATACCcttcctatcctgccttg ATCGTCGACCCCCACATGCCCCGGGTGGGGTGCCAGCACAACGGGGTGTCTATCCCCATGCCCCCCCTTGATGTCCTCCGTGTCGGAGAACGGATGCAGTACAAGAACGAAGAAAAACTCTTCCTCGTCCTTTTCTTTGACAACAAACGCAGCTG GCAATGGCTTCCTAAGTCTAAGATGGTCCCTCTGGGGATTGACAAGACCATCGACAAGATCAAGATGATGGAGGGCAGAACGTCCAGCATCCGTAAGGCTGTTCAGACGGCCTTCAAACGTGCCATGAACCATCTTAGCATCGTTCAGGATGAACCTGTCAGCGACATGAGCGACgtggactaa
- the LOC129838225 gene encoding bromodomain-containing protein 1-like isoform X2, with amino-acid sequence MRKKARHHRVPEPQRPPSPIQPSPNKQTLTYAQAQRMVDMEIDGRMHRISIYDKLDVISDDDPTAQEIMECTSNKENMEKPQQTLMRSVRLKNNQEKRSAAAVAQNHTTHGATAAPVQTLPEAKIRTVEYNLPAVPRRPPVYYKYVEKTSEELDEEVEYDMDEEDYAWLEVVNDTRRSEGVSQVSHNVFEFLVDRFEKETQMEKVSQGQDKLTIDEDAVCCICMDGDGQDSNVILFCDMCNLAVHQECYGVPYIPEGQWLCRHCLQSPTQPAGCILCPNKGGAVKKTDDDRWGHVVCALWVPEVGFSNTVFIEPIDGVSNIPSARWKLTCYLCKEKGVGACIQCHKANCYTAFHVSCAQKAGLFMKMEPIKEFTETGEPTFSVKKTAYCGAHTPNSSVKRPLTIYEDAKPKNGLCSPLKGEKTRGANALTKGRKRKSKKVAPEEEVPPLAVPSFPPQRLNTILNRVSMQKKKVFVELALNYWTLKRQARNGVPLIRRLQSSQQSHQKTHAAQPKESEEETRALKEQLKEWHRLRHDLERARLLLELIRKREKLKREEMKLQQSLLEVQLTPFSILLRSVLEQLQERDQSLIFAHPVDIKEVPDYLDHIKNPMDFSTMRKRIDDQVYSNLDDFESDFNLIIFNCMKYNCKDTFFHRAAARLRDQGGALIRKTRRDVERIGFEKDSGMHLPEPPKIEAPPLFSWEDVDQLLVPANRQHMPLEEQLRELLEKLDLTFSMKSSPSRSKRLKLLKKTINDVRSEMSFGLRRASHHSHLHSSSSHPERSEAGEAEGVKTNGQSPDNEGDKSLPPKLEPPDSLAPLLHFESNSEPPTLKPIHPNHTPDSKTHEQVKFDREKPNNASSTTTKTLLNGYSDSQNPLLLSKGDVSVVATSTLAQPSEATVNRRTAVLFKKSKTSNPGKNQGGRGGGEAQTGCPQLGTKTFLSVMIPRLETLLHPRTRKRSHSLRGGYSEGGGDREDESPVKHINTGLSNGFAMEEVIDEEKELSASRPLETRRRCASESSISSSGSLLGSTSTLSLPTCGKGKPALVRRNTVDDKNDLIACIETGNFARAARIAAEVGNSNIWMPASAATVVLEPLKLVWAKCSGYPSYPALIVDPHMPRVGCQHNGVSIPMPPLDVLRVGERMQYKNEEKLFLVLFFDNKRSWQWLPKSKMVPLGIDKTIDKIKMMEGRTSSIRKAVQTAFKRAMNHLSIVQDEPVSDMSDVD; translated from the exons ATGAGGAAGAAGGCTCGGCACCACAGGGTCCCCGAGCCCCAGAGGCCGCCCTCCCCCATCCAGCCATCCCCCAACAAACAGACTCTGACCTATGCCCAGGCCCAGCGCATGGTGGACATGGAGATTGATGGCCGGATGCACCGGATCAGCATCTACGACAAGCTGGACGTGATCTCGGATGATGACCCTACGGCTCAGGAGATTATGGAGTGCACCAGCAACAAGGAGAACATGGAGAAGCCTCAGCAGACGTTAATGCGCTCCGTCCGGTTAAAAAACAACCAGGAGAAGAGAAGTGCAGCTGCTGTCGCACAGAACCACACAACACATGGAGCTACAGCAGCACCAGTACAGACACTTCCAGAGGCCAAGATCCGGACTGTGGAGTATAACCTACCAGCGGTCCCCAGGAGGCCCCCAGTGTACTATAAGTATGTGGAGAAGACGTCAGAGGAGTTAGATGAGGAGGTGGAGTATGATATGGATGAGGAGGACTACGCCTGGCTGGAAGTAGTTAACGATACGAGGAGGAGTGAGGGTGTCAGTCAG GTGTCCCACAACGTGTTTGAGTTCCTGGTGGACCGCTTTGAGAAGGAGACACAGATGGAGAAGGTGAGCCAGGGCCAGGACAAGCTGACCATAGACGAGGACGCTGTCTGCTGCATCTGCATGGACGGAGATGGCCAGGACAGCAACGTCATCCTCTTCTGTGACATGTGCAACTTGGCCGTGCACCAAGAGTGTTACGGTGTCCCTTACATCCCAGAGGGACAGTGGCTATGCCGGCACTGCCTCCAGTCGCCCACCCAGCCTGCAGGCTGCATACTGTGTCCTAACAAAGGTGGAGCAGTGAAAAAGACTGACGATGACCGCTGGGGTCATGTGGTGTGCGCCCTGTGGGTGCCGGAGGTAGGGTTTTCCAACACAGTCTTCATCGAGCCCATCGACGGAGTCAGCAACATACCGTCCGCCCGCTGGAAGCTCACCTGCTACCTCTGTAAGGAGAAGGGGGTGGGGGCCTGTATCCAGTGTCACAAGGCTAACTGCTACACCGCCTTCCACGTTAGCTGTGCTCAGAAAGCAGGACTCTTTATGAAGATGGAACCAATCAAGGAGTTTACAGAGACCGGCGAACCAACGTTTTCGGTGAAGAAGACTGCTTACTGTGGGGCTCACACCCCCAACAGTTCGGTCAAAAGACCCCTCACCATCTACGAGGACGCCAAACCCAAAAATGGATTGTGTTCCCCTCTGAAAGGGGAGAAGACGAGGGGCGCCAATGCACTGACGAAAGGCAGGAAAAGGAAGAGCAAGAAGGTGGCGCCAGAGGAAGAGGTCCCACCCTTGGCCGTGCCTAGCTTTCCTCCCCAAAG GTTAAACACCATCCTCAACCGGGTGTCTATGCAGAAAAAGAAGGTGTTTGTGGAGCTGGCTCTAAACTACTGGACTCTAAAGAGACAGGCGAGGAACGGAGTACCCCTCATCAGACGACTACAGTCCAGCCAACAGTCCCACCAGAAGACCCATGCTGCACAGCCG aaggagagtgaggaggagacCCGGGCTCTGAAGGAGCAGCTCAAGGAGTGGCATCGTCTAAGACATGACCTGGAGAGAGCCAGGCTATTGCTGGAGCTCATACGCAAGAGGGAGAAACTCAAGAGAGAAGAG ATGAAGCTGCAGCAGAGCCTGTTAGAGGTCCAGCTGACTCCCTTCAGTATCCTGCTCAGGTCTGTGCTGGAACAGctacaggagagagaccagtccTTGATCTTTGCCCATCCTGTCGACATCAAAGAG GTGCCTGACTACCTTGACCACATCAAGAACCCCATGGATTTCTCCACTATGAGGAAACGCATTGACGACCAGGTCTACAGCAACCTGGATGACTTTGAGTCTGACTTCAATCTCATCATCTTCAACTGCATGAAGTACAACTGTAAGGATACCTTCTTCCACCGGGCGGCCGCCCGTCTCCGAGACCAGGGTGGGGCTTTGATCAGGAAGACGCGGAGGGATGTGGAACGAATCGGCTTCGAGAAGGACAGCGGGATGCACCTGCCCGAACCGCCCAAGATCGAAGCGCCTCCACTGTTTTCCTGGGAGGACG TGGACCAGTTATTGGTCCCAGCCAACCGGCAGCACATGCCTCTGGAGGAGCAGCTGAGAGAGCTGCTGGAGAAACTGGACCTGACGTTCTCCATGAAGTCCAGCCCGTCACGCTCCAAACGCCTCAAGCTGCTCAAGAAGACCATCAACGACGTGCGCAGCGAGATGAGCTTCGGCCTGAGGAGGGCGTCCCACCACTCCCATTTGCACTCTTCTTCCTCCCATCCAGAAAGGAGTGAAGCTGGGGAGGCAGAGGGCGTGAAGACCAATGGACAGAGTCCTGATAATGAGG GGGACAAATCATTACCTCCCAAATTGGAACCCCCTGACTCCCTAGCTCCTCTCCTGCACTTCGAGAGTAACTCAGAACCCCCTACCCTCAAACCCATCCACCCCAACCACACCCCAGACAGCAAGACCCACGAACAGGTCAAATTTGACCGGGAGAAACCCAACAACGCTTCCTCCACCACTACCAAGACCCTTCTCAATGGCTACTCCGACTCCCAGAACCCCCTGCTTCTTTCAAAGGGGGACGTGAGTGTGGTGGCCACCTCCACCCTGGCCCAACCCTCGGAAGCGACTGTCAACCGCCGCACTGCCGTGCTCTTCAAGAAGTCAAAGACCTCTAACCCCGGGAAGAAccagggggggagaggaggcggCGAGGCCCAGACAGGGTGCCCTCAGCTGGGCACCAAGACCTTCCTGTCGGTGATGATCCCCAGGCTGGAGACCCTCCTCCACCCAAGGACTAGGAAGAGGAGCCACAGTCTCCGTGGGGGGTACAgcgaggggggtggagacagggaggACGAGTCCCCTGTCAAACACATTAACACAG GCCTGTCTAATGGTTTTGCGATGGAGGAGGTCATTGATGAAGAGAAGGAGCTAAGTGCCAGCAGGCCTCTAGAAACCAGGAGACGGTGTGCCTCTGAGTCCAGCATCTCATCTAGTGGTAGTCTGCTGGGCAGCACCAG CACCCTCAGTCTTCCAACATGTGGTAAAGGCAAACCGGCCTTGGTCCGAAGAAACACTGTGGATGATAAGAACGACCTCATTGCCTGCATAGAAACCGGGAACTTTGCCAGAGCTGCTAGGATTGCCGCCG AAGTTGGCAACAGCAATATTTGGATGCCTGCTAGTGCTGCAACAGTTGTTCTGGAACCTTTAAAGCTAGTTTGGGCAAAATGTAGCGGATACCcttcctatcctgccttg ATCGTCGACCCCCACATGCCCCGGGTGGGGTGCCAGCACAACGGGGTGTCTATCCCCATGCCCCCCCTTGATGTCCTCCGTGTCGGAGAACGGATGCAGTACAAGAACGAAGAAAAACTCTTCCTCGTCCTTTTCTTTGACAACAAACGCAGCTG GCAATGGCTTCCTAAGTCTAAGATGGTCCCTCTGGGGATTGACAAGACCATCGACAAGATCAAGATGATGGAGGGCAGAACGTCCAGCATCCGTAAGGCTGTTCAGACGGCCTTCAAACGTGCCATGAACCATCTTAGCATCGTTCAGGATGAACCTGTCAGCGACATGAGCGACgtggactaa